The segment CGGAAGTTGTGAAATTGAATTGCTAGTCATCTTTATCAACACCGGCATATTCGCTCGGTGTTTTGCCAAACTGCTTTTTGAACTCCCGGCTGAAATATTTTCGATCATTATACCCAACATTGTATGCAACTTCATAAACGGTCATATCTGTTTGCTGCAGAAGTTGTGCAGCTTTTTTCAAACGCAGTGATTTTACAAATTCATTCACCGACATATTTGATACAGCCTTGATCTTCTTATAAAGAATAGGCGGGCTCATTGCTACTTTTCTTGCCAGTTTTTCTACGCCAAAATCCGGATCATCCATATGCTCATCTACCAGTTGTATTACACGGGTTAGAAATTCTTTGTCGACTGCATTAACAAATGTATCAGCAGCAGCTTCTGCAGTTGCAGTTGTTTCAGGTGCGGCAATAATCTGTTGACCGAATTTTTGCCGCAGCTTTTCACGTGCTGCCAACAGGTTGCGAACATTCAGTTCAAGTATTTTTGTACTGAATGGTTTGGTGATATAAATATCTGCACCGGTTTCAAGCCCACTCACCTGATCGTTCTGCGAGCTCTTTGCTGTGAGTAAGATCACAGGTATATGGCTGGTACGTTCATCCGTTTTTAATTTGCTGCAAAGTGTAAAACCATCCATCTCCGGCATCATCACATCGCTGATAATGAGGTCAGGTATCTGTTCAACAGCTGTGTTCCATCCCTGTAATCCATTTTCGCAGGTAATTACATTATATTGATCATTGAATGTTTCCAACACCAGCGTGCGTAATTCCGGATTGTCTTCTGCAATTAAAATACTGAATTGTTTGTCTTCTGTTGGCCCGGCTATAACCGGTTGATGAGGCACAGCAATCGGAGCCGGTTCGGCCGCTGCTGTTTGTATGACAGGATTTGTTTCTGTCAGAAGATTTGTTTCGAAGTGGCGATTGCCTTGCAGCAATGTAACAGTAAAAACGGTTCGACCTTCCTTTCCATTTACAGGCACTTCACTTTCAACACTGATGCTTCCTTTGTGCAGTTCCACAATATTCTTCGAAAGCGCCAGACCAATTCCATAACCTGTATTCTGCAAGCCATGATCTGCCACCTGGAAAAAATTAGTAAACAGTTTATCCAGGTACTCAGGAGCAATACCCCGACCATTATCTGTTACAGTAATGTTCACTTTGTTCTCTTTCTGTTCAACCATTAGAGAAATGCGACCGCCTTCCGGCGTAAACTTAAACGCATTTGCAAGCAGGTTAAAGAACACTTTCTCTAATTGCTCTTTATCAAAATACACCGGAATATCTTCTGCTTCATGAATAAAGGAAACATGGATGTGCTTTGCTGCTGATGTTTCCTGAAAGCTGTTATAAATATCCTGCAGAAAAGGAATGAGGTTGTACCGTTGAATATGCAGATTTAAATGATTGGTTTCTGCTTTGCGGAAATCCATCAGTTCACTAACAAGTTTCAATAAGCGGTTGGCATTACTTTTTACCTGTGTTAATTGTTGCTGAATAAATCCATCGTTTTGCTTTGTGTCGATCAGTTTATCAACCGGCGCCATGATCAACGTAAGATGCGTACGGATTTCATGCGACACATTGGTAAAGAAATTCAGCTTTACCTGGTGCAGTTCATCTTCTTTCTTTAATAATGCACGGAGGAAAAAGAAACGAACAACGAGGAACATTATGGCTGCGAATGTCAACACATAAATACAATATGCCCACCAGGTAAGCCAAAAGGGTGGAAGTATCTTCAGCTCGATCGAAGCAGGTGAGCTCCACACACCATCATTGTTGGCCCCTTTTACCAAAAAAGTGTAAGAGCCGGATGGAAGATTGGTGTAAGTAGCTGATGCCGTAGTAACATCGTTCCAGGTTTTGTCGAACCCTTCGAGTTTATAAACGTATTTGTTTTTAGAGCTCTTAATAAAGTTGAGTAATGCAAACTCAATGGTGAATACATTTTGGTTATGAGAAAAAACAATGCGTTTCGTTTGGTTGATGTTGCGGCTAAGTAATTTATCGTCGCCGTTAATGACAACATCTTTGTTAAATAACCGCAAACCTGTAAATACAACAGGTGCAACATAATTGTTCGTTTCAATTGCAGCAGGGAAAAAGCTTGTAATTCCATGATAGCCTCCAAAGAAAAATTCACCACGACTATCCTTAAGATAGGAGTTATAGTTAAACTCATTGCCTGCAAGTCCATCGCTTACAGTGTAAGTTTGAGCAGTTTTTAGTGCGGGGT is part of the Lacibacter sediminis genome and harbors:
- a CDS encoding hybrid sensor histidine kinase/response regulator transcription factor; amino-acid sequence: MNDMCQVFHLLPNLFRKVCFALLQFFILLHGNAQTMSFHHLTIESGLSSNSVLSITQDSTGFLWFGTRMGVSRYDGTRFKNYVYDAKDSNTISHNDVVSLFCDSRKTVWAGTYSGLNRYNEEKDVFERISLNSGVVNINCIYEDKKGTLWIGSSNGLYAFADRQPNNLKIYKSGKINSIAGNNVRAVFEDHNGHLWVGSNNGLTRMISQKDGYRFENFTYDPSNPRSLSAVHVTTITEDAKQQLWIGTQNSGINLFDPITGSFTRFGKTGNNTSGLINNNIRIITSTRNGLLWVGTQEGLSIIDPVTKNIQSYQNDPGNKKSLSQNSIYSLYEDANGSVWIGTYFGGANSTYPYSTNFSVLQNHATRSSLSNNVVSSIVEDRQYNLWIGTEGGGLNYYNRTTNQFTVYKNKLGDAGSLGSNLVKVVMIDKEQNIWCGTHGGGLNVLDRKQNKFKRHLYKENDAATLRSEINSLMEDENGRLWVGSNQGLQLFIKKGTELTPLSFSSINGFVNGIPARTFYKDAQGAIWIGGVPGLYVVNGNNMKEINSDLPVNSITQDKKGNIWVALSEGGIAMYNSSNGKFIRYTEKDGLPNTNVISLLEDENGFFWLSTDKGLIKYNPALKTAQTYTVSDGLAGNEFNYNSYLKDSRGEFFFGGYHGITSFFPAAIETNNYVAPVVFTGLRLFNKDVVINGDDKLLSRNINQTKRIVFSHNQNVFTIEFALLNFIKSSKNKYVYKLEGFDKTWNDVTTASATYTNLPSGSYTFLVKGANNDGVWSSPASIELKILPPFWLTWWAYCIYVLTFAAIMFLVVRFFFLRALLKKEDELHQVKLNFFTNVSHEIRTHLTLIMAPVDKLIDTKQNDGFIQQQLTQVKSNANRLLKLVSELMDFRKAETNHLNLHIQRYNLIPFLQDIYNSFQETSAAKHIHVSFIHEAEDIPVYFDKEQLEKVFFNLLANAFKFTPEGGRISLMVEQKENKVNITVTDNGRGIAPEYLDKLFTNFFQVADHGLQNTGYGIGLALSKNIVELHKGSISVESEVPVNGKEGRTVFTVTLLQGNRHFETNLLTETNPVIQTAAAEPAPIAVPHQPVIAGPTEDKQFSILIAEDNPELRTLVLETFNDQYNVITCENGLQGWNTAVEQIPDLIISDVMMPEMDGFTLCSKLKTDERTSHIPVILLTAKSSQNDQVSGLETGADIYITKPFSTKILELNVRNLLAAREKLRQKFGQQIIAAPETTATAEAAADTFVNAVDKEFLTRVIQLVDEHMDDPDFGVEKLARKVAMSPPILYKKIKAVSNMSVNEFVKSLRLKKAAQLLQQTDMTVYEVAYNVGYNDRKYFSREFKKQFGKTPSEYAGVDKDD